In the Trichoderma atroviride chromosome 4, complete sequence genome, CGCAGTACCAAGTGCATTGCCCATGCTGCCGTGACCTCGCGCGTTGTATCTTGTTTCACATGTCTCTTGTCTCACACGTCGTACACGGTACCTGTAAACAGACCAAATCAATTTTACTTGATTAATTTAATCGACATGCACGCTGCAGCCAGCCACATGCACCTTGCATTCACCGAAGCCACCACCTGCATCAACCGCATCAACCGCCTCAGCTCGTGCGACGCCGTTGCTGTGCCGGCGATTCGAGCAGCGGCCTTtagcgctgctgcagccaatgGAACATGCTGTGAACAACAAGTAACCTCCAGCTTCCAGGGCCTGGCCGCCAATCTGGGCCTCCGCTGCAAGCAACCACCACGGGACGCTGGACATGCGCCcaagcagcgctgcagctgaCCCGGCCCGGCGCCTTATAAATCGTGCCTCTCGCTGCtgactctcttctcttctctctctgtttctctttctttgtctctctctatttAAACGTCgactcttctctcccttcttctccttctctcgtcACGCCCATCGACTGCGCCCCAgcaatcaaatcaaatcaaatcaaatcaaatcccATCTCAGCTACCGCCCAAGTGCCGGCGGTGCCTTATCGCCCTCGCTAGCAGCTCCCAGAAGACTCCCCTGTAAAACAGGCCCGCCGCCCAATCACAGCGCCCTCCCCGTCCCTTCCAGAGGGCTGAAGTGCCGCTAAAATCGCCAGCCAGCGAGCCTCGTGATCCACCTTTATCCGTCGTCGCACGGGGAACGTCACCGCAACGTACCGACCCGAAAAACCGCCAGCTGCGAAGCTTCAGAGACGGTCCTGAcaaaaactctttttttctctccccatCGATCCGGCATCAGCCTCGCGAGCTCGCCCCGACGCCGTGCCCCGTCCAGCTGCCGAACCTGCTGCTGaccctgcagctgctgcttgatctGCGTCGTGCCGTCCTCTCGACGAATCACCCCATCGGCGACGAGCCGCCGGATTCTACTTGAACCTTGGCCAAGAGCCcagagacagagacagagacagagacagagacaCTGTCCGACGCCCACCGGATCCTCTCGCGCTCCGCATCGCAGGCTATGCTCTGAGGccgcagagctgctgcgcgCTCCCGTCCATTTTTCCAACGCCTCAGCTGTTCTGTTGGCAGCTGCCTGCGTTTGCCGGGCTCTGAAGCTGCCCGTCTCCGTTGGCGTGTAGCGCGCGCCGATCCACCTCGTTTCGCGCGACAAAGCCCGAATCTGCGGACGACGCTCATCACGCGGCCAACATGAGTGTCCCATGTgcgttttttcttttctgtccTCGTTTGCGTTTcctgccttgccttgcctttgGCTATCGTTCGTCTCTTGCCCGTTCAtgtctttgcttctttcctcCCTTGAACCATCGACCCCGGTGAGCCAATGCCCAGTGATTCGATTCGATGCGATTCGATGCAACCTGCCATCGGCGCCATTCCTAGCcggagacgacgatgactAAGATGGCGAGacggcagtggcagtggcaatggcaatggcaatggcaatggcaattctACGACGTGTGGCTGACAAaatcctcctcttgctcCCATCACAGTGTCTTCCGACGACAAGAAGCGCTACACCGCCCTCATTGATGAGATCCTCTCCACCGCCGACCTCGAGACCATCTCGCGCAAAAAGGTCCGCCAGGCCCTGGAAGCTGCGCTGGGCGGCAAGGACTTGAGCGAGCAAAAGGCAAGCATGACGCGCCAGGAGCAGAAAATCCACGTCTTGGCCCCCAAAAACTAACCCGCCGGGCGTGTTGTAggatgccatcaagaagcttaTAGAAGAACGCTTCGATGCCGTCTCTGGCGCTGATGCCGGAGATGCTCCTCCCTCGCCCCTGCCCGACGCATCGAGCAACAAGCGGCCGGCCGCCAACGGTGCCTCCGACTACGACGACGCCTCCGCCTCTCCCGAGCcggccaagaaaaaggccaagcgGTCCTCGTCTATAGAAGATGCCGACGCCCGCCTGgccgcccagctccaagCGCAGGAAAACAGACTCGCAAGGAGCCGCACCACACGTGGCGGTGGGGACAAGGCGCggatggcaaagaagaagaaggctcccCGTAAGAAGAGCGCCAAGAAGGTTGGAGGCGATGACGACAGCGAGGTGGATGCCAGCGGAGACTCCATCAAGAAGCGTAAGGCCGGCGGTGGTTTCCAGAAGCCTTTCAACTTGAGCGAGACCTTGTCAGCGCTGTGCGGTGAAACTCAGGTAAGGAGGGAGCTAGCCTGGCAATGCGGTTCTGCTGTCTTTTTGGAACATTTTTGCTAACACGGCCATGGCAACAGCTTTCCCGTCCTCAAgtcgtcaagaagctgtGGGAGCACATCAAGGCCAACGATCTCCAAGATCCCGCAGACAAGCGCCAGATCCGCTGCGACGAGAAGATGCAGGCTGTGTTCAAGCAGGCCAAGGTCGACATGTTCCGAATGAACAAGGATATCGGAAGCCATCTCTACCCCGTTGAGGAGTAAAGGGGGGGAGAAGCTTCGAGAGGCGGAGGGAAGCGACAAGACACGTTTTACAAAAACAGCAATACCAGCATCACTTATACCGGTAGcggccaaagatgaagcaaaCGACTTGATCGATTTGCAGTGAGGGTTTTTCTTGGCGCCCGGCGGCGTAATTTGGGGTTTATATAACAAAGGCTGGGTTTATCAATCATCGTTATTTCATTTTACAGTCATCCGTATAggagggaaagaaggaggGATGGAAGGAGAGGAGTATTCAGCGAAGAGTGGCTTTTGGAATTTTCTTTGGTGTAAATGGAAATTTGGGCGGTGGAGGGAACGGGCCAGGTCAGAGGGGACTTACTGGATTCATCTGGTGTTTTTAGCCGTgacatctttttttatccttatttttacttttggCGGATTTCTTTGGGAGAATCCTGAATAAAGAGGAAATAAATAAGAGTGAAGAGCTTACAATGGTCTTGCCGAGTGGTGAATGGTGCCAAGATTGCATGTGCTTCGTTGGTCTTTTACAATATGGCAAGGAAAGATACAAAAGCAAGGCGATGGACTAATGGAACAGAATAAATAAGTGAATGGTAATGGAATAGCCGTGTTGCGAAAAGACCAAGTAGCTACGTCTTTGGCAGTATTTTATGTCTTGTTCATTACAATGTAAAGTTATATCAAACGATTTCAGTTGAAGTAAATGATTCCATATACAGGCATCATAACACTCTACCCTGTTACCGCTAGCACATTCTTTGCGCCGTTGATGCTTTGATAATCCTATTCCACGACCGGAATGCCCGTACAGTGCAAACGCAAATGAATCACACGCAATCAAACGCAGTAATACATTCATCTCATCAGCCACATTGATTTACAGCACCAGTGCAACAACAGGGCTGTAAAGTCACCCCTATTTGTTCTGTCCTTTGCCGAATGACTCCCACCTACCCGGCATTTGGAATAaaacgccagcagcagctgagtcATCAGGGCGGACTGTGCGGGTAAAAAATTACAGCCTTGCAAGGTTTGAATTCTGCGCTGCTGATTGGCTGCTCCAGGCCTTGTCCCTCGCTTTTTTGGCGCTCCCAGGGCTTTAGAGCAGACAAGGCAAACGGCTTGCCTCATTTCGTTCGGTACAAAACCCCGGCGGTGGCCCTGCTGGAGGGGTCCTGCAACgaaagaggccaaaaaaTCCGCAATCAGCTTCTGGGGAAGGAGGCAGCAAAGACGCCTTCTTTCTTCGCCATCATTCTTTGGTCTTTTGTAATTCTGCCACATCATTTTGTCTTGTTACACTCTACTTCTTTTCTGCATACTACATTCATACATACTTATACTTGCCTCTGCGTAGATTGTGCATCCGTGGAGCAGCAGCTAAACGATAAGCAATCGCTCTGCTCGCGGGGGCTCAGCCGCACCGTTTCTTCAACTACACCCAAGCCGAACCCACCGAGGCTGCCTCTCCGGAGAGCCTCACATCCCGAATCTCCATCTGCAGCGTTATTTCATTTCCGAGCCAACCATGACGGCCCCAGAGGGAGCAGCTCAGACCGGCcgcggcgacggcagctcTAGAGGACGAGGCCGTGGCggaagaggaggcggcggggGAGCCAAGCGAGGGCGAGGCGGCAACAATCGAGGACAGGGACGGGGCCAAAAGGGAAcacaagatgctgctgctgctgctgcgacgtCGACGGGCTCAGAGGCGGCAGCcaaagagaacaaggccatggccgccacCAGGCccgacgtcgacgacgacgacgacgatgccgacgTCTGCTTCATCTGCGCCAACCCCGTGGCCCACCACTCGATTGCGCCCTGCAACCACAAGACGTGCCACATCTGCGGCCTGCGCATGAGGGCCCTGTACAAGACCAAGGACTGCGCCCACTGCCGAGTATGTCTGAAACATCCCGCGGTCGCTGATGTGTGCTGATGCTAACAATTGTATCCCAGACACCGGCATCCTATGTCATCTTCACCGACGACGCCGAGAAGCGCTTCGAAGACTACGCCGACAGGGACTTCACCTCGACCGACACCAACATCGGCATCAAGTACACAAACGAGGACATTGTCGGCGACACCGTGCTCCTGCTGCGCTACAACTGCCCCGACGAGTCCTGCGACTTTGCCGGCCTTGGCTGGGCCGATCTCCATCGCCACGTCAAGTCGGCCCATCACAAGCGCATGTGCGACCTCTGCACCCGCAACAAAAAGGTCTTCACCCACGAGCACGAGCTCTTTGGcgacaaggagctggagaagcacaTGCGccacggcgacgacaagCCCGGCGCCGCCGACCAGACGGGCTTCAAGGGCCACCCGCTGTGCGGCTTCTGCGGCCAGCGCTtctacgacgacgacaagcTGTTTGAGCACTGCCGCATGAAGCACGAGCGCTGCTTCATCTGCGACAGACGGGACTCGCGACAGCCGCACTACTTCCTCAACTACGAGGAGCTCGAGAGGCACTTCCAAAAGGACCACTTCCTGTGCTCGGACCGCGGAtgcatggagaagaagtttgTCGTCTTCGAGTCGGAGCTGGACATGCAGGCACACAACCTCGCCGAGCACGCCGGCAAACATGTGGGCAGGGACGCCAGACTGGTCGACATTTCTGCTTTTGACATTCGCCAATCCTATCAGCCGGAACGACGCGGTGGCCAGCGAGAAGGACGGGCTCAGGGACAGGGACAGGGACGACGAGGGGGCAACAGGGGAAGAGACCCCAACGAGGACAGCATTCTGCCAACTGTGAGCTCGACTGTCCCCTTGCGGAGAGACGAACTGGCGTTTCAGCGACAAATGGCCATTGCCTCGGCGCCTTCGGGCTCGAACCGCACGTTCCGAGGACAGCTGTCGACTCCAACGCCCGCCACCGCTCCGGTGACCCCTACGCTCACACCCTCGCCAGCTcaagcatcttcagcagcccgGAATGCCGCAGCGACGCCCCCTTCAAGGCCCCGAAGCGTTGGCCCAGGCGCCGGTCCTGCAGCCGCTACCAACGCCATCGAGGCCCTCAGCCTCGCTGACACAGCCAATCTCTCGCCCGAAGAAAGAGCTCGCCTCGTCCGCCATGGCAGCGTCATTGAGCGGGCTGCGAACCTCCTGGGCAACGACTCGCACAAGATGGCTGCTTTCCGGAGCCACATCTCGACATACCGCCAGGACGGCTTCACTGCTCCTCAGCTCATCGAAGCTttctttgccctcttctcAAATGCCTCATCAAATGCCCTGGCTACTCTCGTGAGAGAGCTGGCAGATCTCTTTGAAGACAAGGCCAAAGCTGATGGCCTGAGAAAGGCCTGGCAGGATTGGCGGGCCATCAACGAGGACTACCCGAGCTTACCGGGCCTCGGCGGCATGCAAGGGGCAACCTCCAGTTCTAGCGGATGGGCGAGCGCCGCGGCTGCCAACACGGGATTCACCGTTGTTGCGCCTTCGCAGCGCAACTCGAACAGAGTCTTGAAACTTAAGAACAGCACTCGACTCGGCGGCCCAGCGCCCACCGCTTCACGAGGCCCTCCCGGCTGGgtggcagcatcgtcatcgtcatcttccacatccagagctccagcagcatcagcatttCCTTCTCTGCCCACGCCGTCtgcatcctcatcatcccGCGTATCGACGACCGCCTCCGCACCCTCATGGAccgcctcgtcctcctcctcctcacaatctcgaggccgaggcccaGCACCGCCAAACGTTCGTGCCGAAGACGCTTTCCCTTCACTTCCCGCAGCGCCGAAACCCCAAACCACCATTTTCGGCTATGGCGGAGGCCGCGGCGTGAGACGCGACTTTGGCCAGCGGGAGTCTGACTTCCAAtggggagctgctgctgctgcccccgCCGCTGCGTCGTCCGCGGTGGaggaagcagatgatgctgggacgggaggaaaaggcaaaaaggggaagaagaataaaaagcaGATTCTGGTACAGTGGGGATAAAggaacaaaagagaaagaaacaagacttggaaaaaaggggggttAGAGACAACTCGCGTTCTTTTGTCTCACTCTGTTTCTTCATTACGGAATAATGTTGTTTCCATGTATCCCTTCCCTAACTTGTTGCTATTTTTGCTATTGATAAAAGGGACTGTGACGAATTGTGACGGATATTCATTGGCTAGGCTAGGCGTTGGATTTGGTTGATTACATTTTAATGCAGCGTATTAAAGTGTAAAATGGGCTAATTGCAAAAGATATCTTTTTGTAAAAGCGAATTGTTGGAATAAATCAACattaaataaaagagaaaagcaaataaAATCACCATATAGAGAGACATGTTAAATGACAGTTACTAGACCATGTATGATACATACCTATGCTAGTGCTGTCACATTgtgaaataaaaaagttgAAGCTACTATTGAAACATGTAAAACTAAAATACattcaaaaaagaaaaaagaaaaaaacatcaaaacGCTTTTATGCTGTCCTATTCATCTTGATAAATGACAGGAATCGCTATCCACCATGCAAGACACCCTCTCAccatctttct is a window encoding:
- a CDS encoding uncharacterized protein (BUSCO:EOG092D1BBT) — translated: MTAPEGAAQTGRGDGSSRGRGRGGRGGGGGAKRGRGGNNRGQGRGQKGTQDAAAAAATSTGSEAAAKENKAMAATRPDVDDDDDDADVCFICANPVAHHSIAPCNHKTCHICGLRMRALYKTKDCAHCRTPASYVIFTDDAEKRFEDYADRDFTSTDTNIGIKYTNEDIVGDTVLLLRYNCPDESCDFAGLGWADLHRHVKSAHHKRMCDLCTRNKKVFTHEHELFGDKELEKHMRHGDDKPGAADQTGFKGHPLCGFCGQRFYDDDKLFEHCRMKHERCFICDRRDSRQPHYFLNYEELERHFQKDHFLCSDRGCMEKKFVVFESELDMQAHNLAEHAGKHVGRDARLVDISAFDIRQSYQPERRGGQREGRAQGQGQGRRGGNRGRDPNEDSILPTVSSTVPLRRDELAFQRQMAIASAPSGSNRTFRGQLSTPTPATAPVTPTLTPSPAQASSAARNAAATPPSRPRSVGPGAGPAAATNAIEALSLADTANLSPEERARLVRHGSVIERAANLLGNDSHKMAAFRSHISTYRQDGFTAPQLIEAFFALFSNASSNALATLVRELADLFEDKAKADGLRKAWQDWRAINEDYPSLPGLGGMQGATSSSSGWASAAAANTGFTVVAPSQRNSNRVLKLKNSTRLGGPAPTASRGPPGWVAASSSSSSTSRAPAASAFPSLPTPSASSSSRVSTTASAPSWTASSSSSSQSRGRGPAPPNVRAEDAFPSLPAAPKPQTTIFGYGGGRGVRRDFGQRESDFQWGAAAAAPAAASSAVEEADDAGTGGKGKKGKKNKKQILVQWG